From Micromonospora nigra, one genomic window encodes:
- a CDS encoding glycine--tRNA ligase — MPADRIDAVVSLAKRRGFVFPSSEIYGGTRSAWDYGPLGVELKENVRRQWWKTMVQQRDDVVGLDSAVILARDVWAASGHLDAFVDPLTECQSCHKRFRADHLEEAYEAKHGRPPAALTELNCPNCGNKGTFTEPKMFNGLMKTYLGPVESDEGMHYLRPETAQGIFVNYKNVETVARKKPPFGIAQTGKSFRNEITPGNFIFRTREFEQMEMEFFVEPGSDEKWHEYWLSERWNWYVDLGLSESNLRFYEHPREKLSHYSKRTVDIEYRFQFGGTEFAELEGIANRTDFDLSTHSKHSGVDLSYFDQSKGERWMPYVIEPAAGLTRAVLAFLLEAYDEDEAPNTKGGVDKRTVMRFDPRLAPVKVAVLPLSRNEALSPKAKALAAQLRRRWVVEFDDSQAIGRRYRRQDEIGTPFCVTVDFDTLDDDAVTVRNRDTMTQERIALDQVERYLIERLPGC; from the coding sequence ATGCCAGCCGACCGTATCGACGCCGTCGTCAGCCTCGCCAAGCGCCGGGGCTTCGTCTTCCCCTCCAGCGAGATCTACGGGGGCACCCGGTCGGCGTGGGACTACGGCCCGCTCGGCGTGGAACTCAAGGAGAACGTGCGCCGGCAGTGGTGGAAGACCATGGTCCAGCAGCGCGACGACGTGGTCGGCCTCGACTCCGCGGTGATCCTGGCCCGGGACGTCTGGGCCGCCTCCGGCCACCTCGACGCCTTCGTCGACCCACTGACCGAGTGCCAGTCCTGCCACAAGCGCTTCCGGGCCGACCACCTGGAGGAGGCGTACGAGGCCAAGCACGGCCGGCCGCCGGCCGCGCTGACGGAGCTGAACTGCCCGAACTGCGGCAACAAGGGCACCTTCACCGAGCCGAAGATGTTCAACGGCCTGATGAAGACCTACCTCGGCCCGGTGGAGAGCGACGAGGGCATGCACTACCTGCGCCCGGAGACCGCCCAGGGCATCTTCGTCAACTACAAGAACGTGGAGACGGTCGCCCGCAAGAAGCCGCCGTTCGGCATCGCGCAGACCGGCAAGTCGTTCCGCAACGAGATCACGCCGGGCAACTTCATCTTCCGTACCCGCGAGTTCGAGCAGATGGAGATGGAGTTCTTCGTCGAGCCGGGCTCCGACGAGAAGTGGCACGAGTACTGGCTCTCCGAGCGCTGGAACTGGTATGTCGACCTCGGCCTGTCCGAGAGCAACCTGCGGTTCTACGAGCACCCCAGGGAGAAGCTCTCCCACTACTCCAAGCGCACGGTCGACATCGAGTACCGGTTCCAGTTCGGCGGCACCGAGTTCGCCGAGCTGGAAGGCATCGCCAACCGCACCGACTTCGACCTGTCCACGCACAGCAAGCACTCCGGCGTCGACCTGTCCTACTTCGACCAGAGCAAGGGCGAACGCTGGATGCCCTACGTCATCGAGCCGGCCGCCGGCCTCACCCGCGCGGTGCTGGCCTTCCTGCTCGAGGCGTACGACGAGGACGAGGCCCCGAACACCAAGGGCGGCGTGGACAAGCGCACCGTGATGCGCTTCGACCCTCGGCTGGCCCCGGTCAAGGTGGCCGTGCTGCCACTGTCTCGTAACGAGGCGCTCTCGCCCAAGGCGAAGGCGCTCGCCGCGCAGCTGCGCAGGCGGTGGGTGGTGGAGTTCGACGACTCACAGGCCATCGGCCGCCGCTACCGCCGCCAGGACGAGATCGGCACCCCGTTCTGCGTCACCGTCGACTTCGACACCCTCGACGACGACGCGGTGACCGTGCGCAACCGCGACACCATGACCCAGGAGCGGATCGCCCTGGACCAGGTGGAGCGGTACCTGATCGAGCGGCTGCCCGGCTGCTGA
- a CDS encoding antibiotic biosynthesis monooxygenase family protein, producing MLVTNRFVVEAELAEAFTERAHAALAALAARPGYLRGQLVRALDDPRHWCLVTEWESVGTYRRALGGFDVKVTAVPLLAESVDEPSAYEALATAPPGGDVLVLASDRAAGPYR from the coding sequence GTGCTGGTGACCAACCGGTTCGTGGTCGAGGCGGAACTCGCCGAGGCGTTCACCGAGCGGGCGCACGCGGCCCTCGCGGCCCTCGCGGCCCGGCCCGGCTACCTGCGGGGGCAACTCGTCCGGGCGCTCGACGACCCCCGGCACTGGTGTCTGGTCACCGAGTGGGAGTCCGTCGGCACCTACCGCCGGGCCCTGGGCGGCTTCGACGTCAAGGTGACCGCGGTGCCGCTGCTCGCCGAGAGCGTCGACGAGCCGTCCGCCTACGAGGCGCTGGCAACCGCCCCTCCCGGCGGCGACGTGTTGGTGCTCGCCAGTGATCGGGCCGCGGGTCCTTACCGCTGA
- a CDS encoding metal ABC transporter substrate-binding protein, translating to MNLRPTPRALATASAALLALGGVAACSTEDAPAGADPQRIDVVAAFYPLQFVTERVGGDAVTVTNLAKPGAEPHDLELNPGQVGQISEAELIVFLDGFQPAVDEAIEQNGGDRAFDVATVQPLLDAAAGGHDHGAEDEHGHDGEGEHAEDEHAEAEKPGEHAEESGGKDPHVWLDPTRLATIGDKLAERLGAVDPDRAGEYTERAKALRTELEKLDTEFTEGLKTCQRREIVVSHTAFGYLAQKYQLEQIGITGLTPENEPSPQRLAEVAEEAREHKATTIFFETLVSPKVAETIAEEVGAQTAVLDPLEGLSADGGGDYLSVMRTNLQNLRTALSCS from the coding sequence ATGAACCTCCGCCCGACCCCTCGCGCCCTGGCCACCGCCTCCGCCGCCCTGCTCGCCCTGGGCGGCGTCGCCGCCTGCTCGACCGAGGACGCCCCGGCCGGGGCCGACCCGCAGCGCATCGACGTGGTGGCCGCCTTCTACCCGCTCCAGTTCGTCACCGAGCGGGTCGGCGGCGACGCGGTGACGGTGACCAACCTCGCCAAGCCCGGCGCGGAACCGCACGACCTGGAGCTGAACCCCGGCCAGGTCGGCCAGATCAGCGAGGCCGAGCTGATCGTCTTCCTGGACGGCTTCCAGCCGGCGGTCGACGAGGCCATCGAGCAGAACGGCGGCGACCGGGCCTTCGACGTGGCCACGGTCCAGCCGCTGCTCGACGCGGCAGCCGGCGGCCACGACCACGGCGCTGAGGACGAGCACGGCCACGACGGCGAGGGCGAGCACGCCGAGGACGAGCACGCCGAGGCGGAGAAGCCGGGCGAGCACGCCGAGGAGTCCGGCGGCAAGGACCCGCACGTCTGGCTCGACCCGACCCGGCTGGCCACCATCGGCGACAAGCTCGCCGAGCGGCTCGGTGCCGTCGACCCGGACCGCGCCGGCGAGTACACCGAGCGGGCGAAGGCCCTGCGCACCGAGCTGGAGAAGCTCGACACCGAGTTCACCGAGGGCCTCAAGACCTGCCAGCGGCGGGAGATCGTGGTCAGCCACACCGCGTTCGGCTACCTCGCCCAGAAATACCAGCTGGAGCAGATCGGCATCACCGGCCTGACCCCCGAGAACGAGCCGTCGCCGCAGCGGCTGGCCGAGGTCGCCGAGGAGGCCCGTGAACACAAGGCCACCACGATCTTCTTCGAGACCCTCGTCAGCCCGAAGGTCGCCGAGACGATCGCCGAGGAGGTCGGCGCGCAGACCGCGGTGCTCGACCCGCTCGAGGGCCTGTCCGCCGACGGCGGCGGCGACTACCTTTCGGTGATGCGCACCAACCTGCAGAACCTGAGGACGGCGTTGAGCTGCTCGTGA
- a CDS encoding metal ABC transporter ATP-binding protein, with protein sequence MTTPVITVTHGVVGYDGRPVLRDVSLTVTAGEVVAVLGANGSGKSTLIRAALGLVPLTAGAVALFERPLRRFRQWHRIGYVPQRLGAGGGVPATVSEVVASGRLARRGVLRPPGRADREAVAEALRAVGLADRAKDPVSTLSGGQQQRTLIARALAGQPELLVLDEPTAGVDAASQEAFAGALRGFVDGGGTVLLVAHELGPLRPLISRAVVVHGGGIAHDGAVPEPAGHHAAPDHDHVHPHGPEEPAGLWSAP encoded by the coding sequence GTGACAACCCCTGTCATCACCGTCACGCACGGGGTGGTCGGCTACGACGGCCGCCCCGTGCTGCGTGACGTGTCCCTGACCGTGACCGCCGGTGAGGTCGTCGCGGTGCTCGGCGCCAACGGCTCCGGCAAGTCCACCCTGATCCGCGCCGCGCTCGGGCTGGTCCCGCTCACCGCCGGCGCCGTCGCCCTCTTCGAGCGCCCGTTGCGGCGGTTCCGCCAGTGGCACCGCATCGGGTATGTCCCGCAGCGGCTCGGCGCGGGCGGCGGCGTACCGGCCACGGTGTCCGAGGTCGTGGCGTCGGGCCGGCTGGCCCGCCGCGGTGTGCTGCGCCCGCCGGGCCGCGCCGACCGGGAGGCGGTCGCCGAGGCACTGCGCGCGGTGGGGCTCGCCGACCGCGCGAAGGACCCGGTGTCCACCCTGTCCGGCGGCCAGCAGCAGCGCACCCTCATCGCCCGCGCGCTCGCCGGCCAGCCGGAACTGCTGGTGCTCGACGAGCCGACCGCCGGGGTGGACGCCGCCAGCCAGGAGGCGTTCGCCGGGGCGCTGCGCGGCTTCGTCGACGGCGGCGGGACGGTGCTGCTGGTCGCCCACGAGCTGGGGCCGCTGCGTCCGCTGATCAGTCGGGCCGTGGTGGTGCACGGGGGCGGCATCGCCCACGACGGCGCGGTGCCCGAACCGGCGGGCCACCACGCGGCGCCCGACCACGACCACGTGCACCCGCACGGCCCCGAGGAGCCCGCCGGGCTGTGGAGTGCCCCGTGA
- a CDS encoding metal ABC transporter permease, which translates to MSLFQYEFMLRALVGALIIGLAAPALGIYLVQRRLALIGDGIGHVALTGVGAGLLFNQSPVLMAVAAATVGAVAIELIRERGRTSGDLALALLFYGGIAGGVVLVGLSDSSNSNLNAYLFGALTTTSRQDLTTIAVLGVAVLVAMLALRPALFAICHDEEYARVSGLPVRALNLLLAVTTAVTVTIAMRAVGVLLISALMVVPVATAQQVTRGFRSTMTAAMALGLFAAGAGIWVAAVADTAPGASVVVLAIAGFLVVAVLGALWRGLRRQPAPAPVVAEEPPEVVLHRS; encoded by the coding sequence GTGAGCCTGTTCCAGTACGAGTTCATGCTGCGCGCCCTGGTCGGCGCGCTGATCATCGGCCTGGCCGCACCGGCCCTCGGCATCTATCTGGTGCAGCGGCGGCTGGCCCTGATCGGCGACGGGATCGGCCACGTCGCGCTGACCGGCGTCGGCGCCGGCCTGCTGTTCAACCAGTCCCCCGTGCTGATGGCGGTGGCGGCGGCCACGGTCGGCGCGGTCGCCATCGAGCTGATCCGCGAGCGCGGACGCACCTCCGGCGACCTGGCGCTGGCGCTGCTGTTCTACGGGGGCATCGCCGGTGGGGTGGTGCTCGTCGGGCTCTCCGACAGCAGCAACTCCAACCTCAACGCCTACCTGTTCGGGGCCCTGACCACCACCTCCCGCCAGGACCTGACCACCATCGCGGTGCTGGGGGTGGCGGTGCTGGTGGCCATGCTCGCGCTGCGCCCGGCGCTGTTCGCGATCTGCCACGACGAGGAGTACGCCCGCGTCTCCGGCCTGCCGGTACGCGCCCTCAACCTGCTGCTCGCGGTCACCACCGCGGTCACGGTGACCATCGCCATGCGGGCGGTCGGCGTCCTGCTGATCAGCGCGCTGATGGTGGTGCCGGTCGCCACCGCCCAGCAGGTCACCAGGGGGTTCCGCAGCACGATGACCGCCGCGATGGCGCTCGGCCTGTTCGCCGCGGGCGCGGGGATCTGGGTGGCGGCGGTCGCCGACACCGCCCCCGGTGCCTCGGTGGTGGTGCTCGCCATCGCCGGTTTCCTGGTCGTGGCGGTGCTCGGGGCGCTGTGGCGGGGGCTGCGCCGGCAGCCCGCGCCGGCCCCCGTCGTGGCGGAGGAACCGCCCGAGGTGGTGCTGCACCGATCCTGA
- a CDS encoding ArsR/SmtB family transcription factor, with amino-acid sequence MTIGSGYDAYEGASELLRALSAPIRLAIVSELAEGERCVHELVEKLGAAQPLVSQHLRVLRGAGVVRGSRRGREIAYALVDEHVAHIVADAVSHAGEAS; translated from the coding sequence GTGACCATCGGATCCGGCTACGACGCCTACGAGGGTGCCAGCGAGCTTCTGCGCGCCCTGTCGGCACCGATCCGGCTGGCCATCGTCAGCGAGCTCGCCGAGGGTGAGCGCTGTGTGCACGAGCTGGTCGAGAAGCTCGGCGCGGCGCAACCGCTGGTCTCCCAGCACCTGCGGGTGCTGCGGGGCGCGGGCGTGGTACGCGGCTCCCGACGGGGCCGCGAGATCGCGTACGCCCTGGTGGACGAGCACGTCGCGCACATCGTGGCCGACGCGGTCAGCCACGCCGGGGAGGCGTCATGA
- a CDS encoding Fur family transcriptional regulator, producing MSEGGTAVRNTRQRSAVSALLAEVEGFHSAQDLHAMLRDRGERVGLTTVYRTLQNLADAGEIDVMRPPGGEHLYRRCSEGHHHHLVCRSCGRTVEVAGPTVESWAERVAAEHGFTDVSHTLEIFGTCPTCAR from the coding sequence ATGAGTGAGGGCGGAACGGCGGTCCGCAACACCCGTCAACGGTCGGCGGTCAGCGCTCTGCTGGCCGAGGTGGAGGGCTTCCACAGCGCACAGGACCTGCACGCGATGCTGCGGGACCGGGGCGAGCGGGTCGGCCTGACCACCGTCTACCGCACCCTGCAGAACCTCGCGGACGCGGGCGAGATCGACGTGATGCGTCCGCCCGGCGGTGAGCATCTCTACCGGCGGTGCAGCGAGGGGCACCACCACCATCTGGTCTGCCGCTCCTGCGGGCGGACGGTGGAGGTGGCGGGGCCGACCGTGGAGAGCTGGGCCGAACGGGTGGCCGCCGAGCACGGCTTCACCGACGTCAGCCACACCCTGGAGATCTTCGGCACCTGCCCGACCTGCGCCCGCTGA
- a CDS encoding acyl-CoA dehydrogenase family protein — protein MTTTEHTPSTSDGAGPLPGEAGQVSEKEARRVAEAARESAWDRPSFGRELFLGRLRVDLIDPWPRPDPADTARAEDFLGRLREFCATEVDGAAIERDAHIPDEVFHGLARLGAFGMKIDRAHGGLGLSNLHYCRALMLAGSVSPALGALLSAHQSIGVPQPLKMFGTPEQKDRFLPRLAAGEVSAFLLTEPDVGSDPARLATTAEPTPDGSGYRLNGVKLWATNGTIATLLVVMARVPAADGRRGGITAFVVEGDAEGITVERRNAFLGLRGLENSLTRFHDVFVPKENVIGGEGKGLKIALTTLNTGRLSLPAMCVGAGKWALNVAREWAADRVQWGRPVGEHEAVAQKLSFIAATTYGMETMLDLCCLLADDDRNDIRIEAALVKLYASEMAWRVADELVQIRGGRGYETADSLAARGERPAAVEQMLRDLRINRIFEGSTEIMHLLIAREAVDAHLSVAGDIIDPDAGLGRKARAGARAGAFYARWLPTLAVGAGQRPTAYAEFGPLAGHLRHVERASRKLARSTFYAMSRWQGKMERRQAFLGRVVDIGAELFAMSAVCVRARAERETRPEGVELADLFCRQARVRVAALFTALWENTDSVDVVAARRILAGRYASLEEDVITPPADLPWVARWTPGESTARDVRRRIPPIP, from the coding sequence GTGACCACGACAGAGCACACTCCATCCACCTCCGACGGAGCCGGGCCCCTGCCCGGCGAGGCGGGCCAGGTGTCCGAGAAGGAGGCCCGCCGGGTCGCCGAGGCGGCCCGCGAATCCGCCTGGGACCGACCGAGCTTCGGCCGGGAACTCTTCCTCGGTCGGCTCCGCGTCGACCTGATCGACCCCTGGCCGCGTCCGGACCCGGCCGACACCGCCCGGGCCGAGGACTTCCTCGGCCGGCTGCGGGAGTTCTGCGCGACGGAGGTGGACGGCGCCGCGATCGAACGCGACGCCCACATCCCCGACGAGGTGTTCCACGGGCTGGCCCGGCTCGGCGCGTTCGGCATGAAGATCGACCGCGCCCACGGCGGGCTCGGCCTGAGCAACCTGCACTACTGCCGGGCGCTGATGCTGGCCGGATCGGTCAGTCCCGCCCTCGGCGCGCTGCTGTCGGCGCACCAGTCGATCGGCGTCCCGCAGCCGTTGAAGATGTTCGGCACCCCCGAGCAGAAGGACCGGTTCCTGCCCCGCCTGGCCGCCGGGGAGGTCTCCGCCTTCCTGCTCACCGAGCCGGACGTGGGCTCCGACCCGGCCCGGTTGGCCACCACCGCCGAGCCGACCCCCGACGGCAGCGGCTACCGGCTCAACGGCGTGAAACTCTGGGCCACCAACGGCACCATCGCCACCCTGCTCGTGGTGATGGCCCGGGTGCCGGCCGCCGACGGCCGACGCGGCGGCATCACGGCGTTCGTCGTCGAGGGCGACGCCGAGGGCATCACCGTCGAGCGGCGCAACGCCTTCCTCGGACTGCGCGGCCTGGAGAACAGCCTCACCCGCTTCCACGACGTGTTCGTGCCGAAGGAGAACGTCATCGGCGGCGAGGGCAAGGGGCTGAAGATCGCCCTGACCACGTTGAACACCGGCCGCCTGTCGCTGCCCGCCATGTGTGTCGGCGCCGGCAAGTGGGCGCTCAACGTGGCCCGGGAGTGGGCCGCGGACCGGGTGCAGTGGGGCCGGCCGGTCGGCGAGCACGAGGCCGTGGCGCAGAAGCTGTCGTTCATCGCGGCGACCACGTACGGCATGGAGACCATGCTCGACCTGTGCTGCCTGCTGGCCGACGACGACCGAAACGACATCCGGATCGAGGCGGCGCTGGTCAAGCTCTACGCCAGCGAGATGGCCTGGCGCGTCGCCGACGAGCTGGTCCAGATCCGTGGCGGTCGGGGTTACGAGACGGCCGACTCCCTGGCTGCCCGGGGCGAACGGCCCGCCGCCGTCGAGCAGATGCTGCGTGACCTGCGGATCAATCGCATCTTCGAGGGCTCGACAGAGATCATGCACCTGCTGATCGCCCGGGAGGCGGTCGACGCGCACCTGTCCGTGGCCGGCGACATCATCGACCCGGACGCCGGTCTGGGCCGCAAGGCGAGGGCCGGGGCGCGGGCAGGCGCGTTCTACGCCCGGTGGCTGCCCACCCTCGCGGTCGGAGCGGGCCAGCGTCCCACGGCGTACGCCGAGTTCGGCCCCCTCGCCGGACACCTGCGCCACGTCGAGCGCGCCTCGCGGAAGCTGGCCCGGTCCACCTTCTACGCGATGTCCCGCTGGCAGGGGAAGATGGAACGCAGGCAGGCGTTCCTGGGCCGGGTGGTGGACATCGGCGCGGAGCTGTTCGCGATGAGCGCGGTCTGCGTTCGGGCCCGCGCGGAGCGGGAGACCCGCCCCGAGGGGGTGGAGCTGGCCGACCTGTTCTGCCGGCAGGCGCGGGTGCGGGTTGCTGCCCTGTTCACCGCCCTGTGGGAGAACACCGACTCCGTCGACGTGGTCGCGGCGCGGCGGATCCTCGCCGGCCGGTACGCGTCGCTGGAGGAGGACGTGATCACCCCGCCGGCCGACCTGCCCTGGGTGGCCCGCTGGACCCCCGGCGAGTCCACGGCCCGCGACGTCCGCCGCCGCATCCCCCCGATCCCCTGA
- a CDS encoding DUF6328 family protein produces the protein MSKETEKQRWQRNFTDLLQELRVAQTGVQILFAFLLTLPFSAGFERTTQFQKDVYIVALLAAAGATAMIISPVAFHRALFRQGRKPELVRFAHRMASGGLALMLISMVSAVLLVTDFVLDRPVAFVLSAITALWFLTFWAVLPFSRRNWGDDDEDDDEDDDRIA, from the coding sequence GTGTCGAAGGAAACCGAGAAGCAGCGCTGGCAGCGCAACTTCACCGATCTGTTGCAGGAGCTGCGGGTCGCGCAGACCGGCGTGCAGATCCTCTTCGCGTTCCTGCTCACTCTGCCCTTCAGTGCCGGCTTCGAGCGGACGACGCAGTTCCAGAAGGACGTCTACATCGTGGCCCTGCTGGCCGCGGCCGGTGCCACCGCGATGATCATCTCTCCGGTGGCGTTCCACCGGGCGCTGTTCCGGCAGGGGCGCAAGCCGGAACTGGTGCGCTTCGCGCACCGGATGGCCAGCGGCGGGCTGGCCCTGATGCTGATCTCGATGGTCAGCGCGGTGCTGCTGGTCACCGACTTCGTGCTCGACCGGCCGGTCGCCTTCGTGCTCAGCGCGATCACGGCCCTGTGGTTCCTGACGTTCTGGGCCGTGCTGCCGTTCTCCCGGCGCAACTGGGGTGACGACGACGAGGACGACGACGAGGACGACGACCGGATCGCCTGA
- a CDS encoding alpha/beta fold hydrolase, with protein MRIAARGLEFEVRVGGPEGGEPVLLLHGFPQHSGEWDDVVPALHAAGLRTYALDQRGYSPGARPAAVKAYRMPELVADAVAVLDALGVEAAHVVGHDWGAVVAWKLAAGHTDRVRTLTAVSVPHPAAMAHALTTDTRQKARSAYMVLFRQTGRAERALLALKGFGLRRLLRGVGGRARVAAYADPMREPGALTAALNWYRAMSRRDMATTGPVPVPTTYVWSDRDFAIGRTAAEACAAHVPGDYRFVVLPGVTHWIPDEAPAALAEAILARVRA; from the coding sequence ATGCGAATCGCAGCCAGGGGCTTGGAGTTCGAGGTACGCGTCGGCGGTCCGGAGGGCGGTGAGCCCGTCCTGCTGCTGCACGGCTTCCCGCAGCACTCCGGCGAGTGGGACGACGTGGTGCCCGCCCTGCACGCCGCCGGACTGCGCACGTACGCGCTGGACCAGCGGGGATACTCGCCCGGGGCCCGGCCGGCTGCGGTCAAGGCGTACCGGATGCCGGAGCTGGTCGCCGACGCGGTGGCCGTGCTGGACGCCCTCGGCGTCGAGGCCGCGCACGTGGTCGGTCACGACTGGGGTGCGGTGGTCGCCTGGAAGCTGGCCGCCGGGCACACGGACCGGGTCCGCACACTGACCGCCGTGTCGGTGCCGCACCCGGCCGCCATGGCGCACGCGCTGACCACCGACACGCGGCAGAAGGCGCGCTCGGCGTACATGGTGCTGTTCCGTCAGACGGGCCGGGCGGAGCGGGCGCTGCTGGCGCTGAAGGGGTTCGGCCTGCGCCGGTTGCTGCGCGGGGTGGGCGGCCGGGCGAGGGTGGCGGCGTACGCGGATCCGATGCGCGAGCCGGGCGCGTTGACCGCCGCGCTGAACTGGTACCGGGCCATGTCCCGGAGGGACATGGCCACCACCGGGCCGGTGCCGGTGCCGACCACGTACGTCTGGAGCGACCGGGACTTCGCGATCGGCCGCACCGCTGCCGAGGCGTGCGCCGCGCACGTGCCCGGCGACTACCGCTTCGTGGTGCTGCCCGGGGTGACCCACTGGATCCCCGACGAGGCGCCGGCGGCGCTGGCGGAGGCGATCCTGGCCCGGGTGCGGGCCTGA
- a CDS encoding TIGR03943 family putative permease subunit: MNRQAQAVVLLLLGGAVVRASVTDLYLRYVKEGLRPFLIAAGLLLIVAAVMTLWYELRPAARVAVPAGSPDVAGDVPAGGPGNAGHGPAVAGSEHDGHGHGHHEPRVGWLLILPVLGLLLVAPPALGSYAAGQAGTALASQQQSDYPPLPDGDPVQVSVLDYASRALFDKGASIGGRRVMLTGFVAAGPDGQPILARMVMSCCAADGRPVKLGLTGDVPAGLANDTWIEVTGRYSDRLGRDPVNDAEIPFIEVESWRQVPTPRRQYE; encoded by the coding sequence GTGAACCGGCAGGCGCAGGCGGTCGTCCTGCTCCTGCTCGGCGGCGCGGTGGTCCGGGCCAGCGTCACCGACCTCTACCTGCGCTACGTCAAGGAGGGGCTGCGTCCCTTCCTGATCGCCGCCGGCCTGCTGCTGATCGTCGCCGCCGTGATGACCCTGTGGTACGAGCTGCGCCCGGCCGCCCGGGTGGCCGTCCCGGCGGGGAGCCCGGACGTGGCCGGTGACGTGCCGGCGGGCGGCCCGGGGAACGCCGGGCACGGACCCGCCGTGGCCGGGTCGGAGCACGACGGGCACGGCCACGGTCACCACGAGCCGCGGGTCGGCTGGCTGCTGATCCTGCCCGTGCTCGGGTTGCTGCTCGTCGCGCCGCCGGCCCTCGGGTCGTACGCGGCGGGGCAGGCGGGCACGGCGCTGGCCAGCCAGCAGCAGTCGGACTACCCGCCCCTGCCCGACGGCGATCCGGTGCAGGTGAGCGTGCTCGACTACGCCTCCCGGGCGCTGTTCGACAAGGGCGCCTCGATCGGTGGTCGGCGGGTGATGCTCACCGGCTTCGTCGCCGCCGGCCCCGACGGCCAGCCCATCCTGGCCCGGATGGTGATGTCCTGCTGCGCCGCCGACGGCCGGCCGGTCAAGCTCGGGCTGACCGGCGACGTGCCGGCCGGGCTGGCGAACGACACCTGGATCGAGGTGACCGGCCGCTACAGCGACCGGCTGGGCCGCGACCCGGTCAACGACGCGGAGATCCCCTTCATCGAGGTGGAGTCCTGGCGGCAGGTGCCCACCCCCCGGCGTCAGTACGAGTGA
- a CDS encoding permease: MSTDTQHSAPPGEPPGRAPAPPDAPADDRRLFGGRIGSVEVLAALLVLLIIFRAPLATALAEPRLQTWTTVFVSIMVQAVPFLAFGVVLSAVIAVYVPRSFWAKALPKHPALAVPAASAAGVVLPGCECGAVPIAGSLMRRGVTPAAALAFLLAAPAINPIVLTATAVAFPNNPEMVLARGLASLIVAMVMGWLWLRLGRADWIRLPRRPELDDASRGRAFWAAVRHDVTHAGGFLVLGAMAAASINVLVPERWLQTLADNAWLSVLALAVLAVLLSLCSEADAFVAASLSQFSLTSRLVFLVVGPMVDLKLISMQAGVFGRRFAFRFAPTTFAVAVLVAVGAGAVLL, from the coding sequence CGAGCCGCCCGGGCGCGCCCCCGCCCCGCCCGACGCCCCGGCCGACGACCGGCGGCTGTTCGGTGGCCGGATCGGCTCGGTCGAGGTCCTCGCCGCGCTGCTGGTCCTCCTGATCATCTTCCGGGCGCCGCTGGCCACCGCTCTCGCCGAGCCCCGGTTGCAGACCTGGACCACCGTCTTCGTCTCGATCATGGTGCAGGCGGTGCCGTTCCTCGCCTTCGGCGTGGTGTTGTCGGCCGTGATCGCGGTCTACGTGCCCCGCTCCTTCTGGGCGAAGGCGCTGCCGAAGCATCCCGCGCTCGCCGTGCCGGCGGCCAGTGCGGCCGGCGTGGTGCTGCCCGGCTGCGAGTGCGGCGCGGTGCCGATCGCCGGGTCGCTCATGCGTCGGGGAGTCACCCCGGCCGCCGCCCTGGCCTTCCTGCTGGCCGCCCCGGCGATCAACCCGATCGTGCTCACCGCCACCGCGGTCGCCTTCCCGAACAACCCGGAGATGGTCCTGGCCCGGGGGCTGGCCAGCCTGATCGTGGCGATGGTCATGGGCTGGCTGTGGCTGCGCCTCGGCCGCGCGGACTGGATCCGGCTGCCCCGCCGGCCCGAGCTGGACGACGCCTCGCGCGGGCGCGCCTTCTGGGCGGCCGTCCGACACGACGTCACCCACGCCGGGGGCTTCCTGGTGCTCGGCGCGATGGCCGCCGCCAGCATCAACGTGCTGGTGCCCGAGCGGTGGCTGCAGACCCTCGCCGACAACGCCTGGCTGTCGGTGCTGGCCCTCGCGGTCCTCGCCGTGCTGCTGTCGCTCTGCTCGGAGGCGGACGCCTTCGTGGCGGCCTCGCTGTCGCAGTTCTCCCTCACGTCCCGACTCGTCTTCCTGGTGGTGGGGCCGATGGTCGATCTCAAGCTGATCTCGATGCAGGCGGGGGTGTTCGGCCGCCGGTTCGCCTTCCGGTTCGCCCCGACCACCTTCGCGGTGGCCGTGCTGGTGGCCGTGGGCGCCGGGGCGGTGCTGCTGTGA